ATCGCCGCGGTCAGGTCGGCGGGGACGGTTGCGGCGCCGGCGACATAGGTGATCAGCACCGAGCCCGGTTGTTCGCGGGTGGCGGGCCAGCTCTTGCCCCAGGCCGGAACGATGCGAGCCGGGCGGCAGGTGAGATCGACCAGGTAGTCGGACCCGGCCACGGTCTGGCGTGCGCCGCCCGCGTCCAGGTAGGTCAGGCTGGTGATCGAGGCGACGGGCCCGAACTCAAGGTCGATCTGCGCCGGCCAGCTGTCGAGACTGAGAACCCAGGTGGAGGTCTTCAGCGCCAGACCGCAGCCGGTGGGGCCCTCGACCATCCGCTGGGCCGCGGCCATCAGGGCGGTGATGGTCGCGTCCTCGGTGGCTTCGTCGACGCGCAGGTTCGCCTTGACCGTGGCCAGGTCCAGGGCCGCGGCCCCGGGCTGGCTGCAGGTCAGGCGCTGCCACATCAGGTGACGGCCTCTTCAGCAGGGTGCGTGGCAGGGGCCGGGCGTGGATCGGCCAGCGCCGGAACCTTCCGATCGACCCCCTCCCCGTCGCCGCTGGCGATCAGCTGGGCGGCGTCGGCCTCGGGGAGGTCATAGACCTCGCCAGAGAGCAGATATCGCTCCGTGGAGGCCACGAAGAGAACACGGACTTTCATGGGGATCTCGCTTTTGGATCAGGGTGTTGGGGAAGGG
Above is a window of Phenylobacterium glaciei DNA encoding:
- a CDS encoding head-tail connector protein; the encoded protein is MWQRLTCSQPGAAALDLATVKANLRVDEATEDATITALMAAAQRMVEGPTGCGLALKTSTWVLSLDSWPAQIDLEFGPVASITSLTYLDAGGARQTVAGSDYLVDLTCRPARIVPAWGKSWPATREQPGSVLITYVAGAATVPADLTAAMTLLVAHWFANREAVADSGLAPLPIGVEALLGPHRRHAL